From Carassius carassius chromosome 15, fCarCar2.1, whole genome shotgun sequence:
TATAAGTCGCCTTGGAtataagcatctgctaaatataatgtaattaaattttatattatttatttgaaagaattaaaataacagtttttatgCCTGTTTTTCTATTGTACTGGTTTAGGCGGATATgggatttaaatgtaattagtaagtatatattttttaataattttaaataagtatatattttttaaagaaagtaattTGTACAGAAATCTAATTACActgttaattacttttaattgtaACTTACCCGAGAGTGCTCATAGGGCACTAAACATGACCGCATATGTaaatataacatttcacaatttatttCTGAATTTAAAACCTTTGAACTCATGCTATGCCATTAATGTTTTTTGTCTGCTTTCTTTTTAGGAGATactaaacaataacaaaaacgtTGGTTACGCTTCTTAAATGTAATATTGGCAGAGGAATCATCTGGTGCCTAAAAATGCTTGGGTTTCAAGAAACAAGATCTACTGGAAGTCCTAAAACATACAGTTGTGTGGCATGCTCAGCTACTTTTCATAATTTGGCATCACTCCTGGTGCACCAAGCGTCTCATGCAAGTGATATCTCTCAACAGCCAGAATCAGCATTACCTACTTGTGTCAGCTGTGGAAGCTTATTTACGAGCCAAGATCTCCTTGAAAAACACCACTGTGCAATGTTGCCCACTCCAGCATCTCCAGTCCACACCTACATATGTGATTGTGGCGAGGAGTTTAGTGATCTTACAGCTCTTGAAGACCACAAAAAGCAACATGGGTCAGAAGACAAGGTCAAATCAGATTTGGAGAGTATTCCAGTTGTGCCAGATAACAAAACAGACTCCAGCCATCCTATCTCAGACCAAGTTTTTCACAGTCTTTCAACATCCCATTCCCATGAAAAACCCCTTGCACAAAATCCACCTACTACTTCAGACACTGAAATCAAGGTGAACAAATCCAGCAAATCTGCAGACATGGAGGGCAACAAATctgcagacatgaaaaacaatgaaTCTGCAGACATGGGCGGCAATGAATCTGCATATATGGACAGCTGCGAATCTGCAGACATGAAAAGCAACGAATCTGCAGATATGGATGGCAACGAATCTGCAGATATGAATGGCAACGAATCTGCAGACATAGACAGCAACATCTTGAAGCCATCTGAATCCCACAGTGTGACCGAAGAGCAAGTGCAGTTACCTGAGCAAGACAATGATGCTTTAACATCCTCCAACGTGGTAAACCACTCTGTGCAAGACAATGAGAAATCACCAGAATCTAGTGAAGATTCAGCTGCATTTAATAAGAAATCAATCCTGAAGATGCTAGCATCTGCTTACATGAGTCATAGACAACCTGTCCAAATGAAACAGAGGAACTTGCCCCCCAGAAAAGCTTCACCAAGAGCACCAATGCAACCTGCGATCATCATGACAATACCAAAACCCAAGCCACTGGAGAATCAAtcaaagataaaaaaagacaacACCATGGTCGGAGTGAAAACTGCAAAGATGTTGCCTAAGAAGAGCAAGATTATATCTGTGACACAAACTCTCTGTCCTGTGGTGGTTCTTGAAACTCGCCAAAAACTTGTTGGCCGGGACAATGTGGAAGGCAGACATCAGTGCAGACTCTGCCGTAGGGTTTTCCAAGACGTAGACACCTTGATAATGCATCATGCCCTGCATAAAAAAGAACGAGTTAAATTTTGTCTTTGTTGTCAACAATTTGTGATAACCATAATCTCCGTCCCAGAAAGCCATGTCTGCTATGATGGATTTTCTAGAAACCATCAACCTTTGATGGGAAATATGTCTCTGAAACCAATCAGCCCTACAGATCAACAGGCAGAAAAAATGTTCTACTGTTCTTTATGCAAGCGTGGCTACACACGCATACGCAGCCTCAAAAAGCACAACTGTCCATGTAAAACTTCTCTGAAATCCCCGACCACTGTAGGCACCAGCGGTAATGTCAATCTTCAAAATTTGGAGGAGTGCAATAGAGCTTTCCTAAACTCGAAAACAAATCAAATGTCAACACAGCATATAGATATTGGCGTAGGCACGGAGTCAGTAAAGATTGAGGAACAGAACACAGAACTTCCTATCGGCAAAAAAGATCAGACTGGGCTGAAGATGCAGCTGAAGGACCAGTTAAATCCCCCCAAAACCCTTGAATCTGTCGTTGCCAGTGTTTCTAAAGCCAAACCAACTGAAACAACTAAAAACTCAGTTGAAGTACCAGCCAACATAGTGGATGTAAAACAAGAGGAAAGTGATAAATTGGTTGAAAAGCAGTGGACCATGCCTTTGGATGATGCTGAAATTGATGTACTAATAGATGTGGATCAAAAGGACTCAGATGAGGACGATTTGACAGATGTGGTAGGAGACGACTGCGATGAAGCTGAGGATGATGTCATTGTAGAGCCTCATGAGGACAAGGAAATGAAGTCAGCAGTACCTAGTAATGGCTTTCAGGTGCATGTGACTAACAAAGGCTTGAAGAGGTTTGTTTGCAACGGGTGCCAGAGAAGCTATTCCCGCCTGTTTACTCTAAAGGAGCACTTGAGGATTTGTGAGGCAAGAGAGTTAAAGCTGCCAAATGTTACATCATCCAATACAGCTGGGCCGATTAAAAGGTTTCCATGTCCTCAGTGTGGTAAGTTCTTTAGCCGCAAAGACAATATGAATATGCATCAAAGGAAGTGCCATCCTACAACAAACACTGATTCAGTAGTAAGTAACAGAACCGTGGAGCCTAAAACACCTGTAGCTCAGGAAAACTTATTCGTCCTGTCACCATCTACAGAAAACCAAGCAGTCCGTCAAGAAAGCACTCCGAATACTAGCAGTAACAGAAACTGGGGGATCATGTCACTTCCATCTGTGCTCCCAAGAAGAGTGACGTGCGAATGTGGAGCCTCGTTCACTTGTCCTCGACTTCTCTTCGAACACCTTCAACAGCATGCGCAGGAGTCCTACATTTGTCCACACTGTGGTGAGAACCTACAATCGTGGATGGATTTCGAGGCACATCAGCAGTTGCACCAATCTCAGAGCTCTCCAAGTGAGCAAAGAGCTGCCCAGCAGCAACCTCATTTATTTTCCCAAGCGCAACCATCCCGTGCTCTGACTCGGCCGCAACAGTCTCCAGGTTTTCCTGAGCATAACATAAAAGCCCAACTGCCTGGACTCTTGGCACCTCAACATTTGAACAATAGGCCAATTCCTGAGGCTCTGACTTGCAATAAATGCAAAAAGAACTTCAGTCTCCGCAGAAACTTGTTAAGACACATACGGTTGCGTTGTTCTGGCGATACTGCAGTTCAGAAAAATCACACCTGCTCTCGTTGTGGTACAACATTCCAAAGCCcattgatgcttaaaattcacaTTCAAAGCAATACATGTAAACCTGCATTTAAACCGATTCGGTGCCCGGTGTGTGTACGTTGGTTCAGTTGTCTAGATGGGCTCAAGAGACACCTGGTCTCACACAGCAGGCAGTCTGTCTTAACATGTCAGATTTGTGACCAGAACTGTCCAACCCCTCAGGCACTTGAGGAGCATAAAAGAAACGTTCATCGACTCAACAGCGGAATGAGGCCAGCGGAAGATGCAAAACAACAGCTGCATCAAGCTGGTGCACAAACCAGTCCATCTACTCCTACTCCTTTTCAATGTCACATTTGTCTTCGCTACTATCCAAAGCTTCAGTCCCTGAAGGATCACTTGAGGAAAGTTCATCGGCCAAAACAACCGAAACAAACAAATCGGAGTACCATAGAACCAGTACGTTCTGGACCGTTTCAATGTCAGATATGTGACCGCTCCTATCCTAACATTAAATCTCtgaaaaaccacagaagaagagtgCATCATATTGTGGGTGGTGTGTTTCTGCCATCAAAGGGAACGGAGCAAAACATCACTCCCAGTcagtttcagtgtcacatttgcCCATGCAGCTATCCAGATGAACAATCCCTCCGAAACCACAGAAGGAGGGTCCATCAAATAGTGGAAGGTCATGACCTGTCAAGGGGAATCACTCAACACATTCTATACAAGTGTCAGATTTGCCAGCGCAGCTATCCTGATGCAGTGTCCCTTAGAAATCATAGGAGGAGAGTTCATCGCATATTAGGGCCAGTGCCTGaaacaacaccaccaccaccaccaccaacaacaacaacaaataatgaCACAGAAGATGTTCTAGAGCAGAAACCAATACCTTTCCTGTGAACGGTGTTTATGCATTCATAAAAGGTGGATCTGCTGCTTACGTTTATTGctgtatatgcaaaaaaaaacataaggcaGCACCTGTTGAGTACATTATACCATTTAGTAGAAGACAAATAATTTTGAATAGTTAGTGTCATATCTGATCAGTAGTGTAaccgtttttttgttgttgttgttaatacaTTGTTTAGCTTCCTCTGTATTTCATTGATGTTGCCTTAATTTAATTCATCTATTAAATACAGATCCCCCCCcaatacaaacaaaaattttTGGCGAATGCactgtataaatgtaaaatagaacAGTTGATGGCTGTTTTTAAGGTAGCCAATGTGTATTAGtttactgtaaatacattttgatgtaaACATGTCCTACGTTGCATCAATAAACACAATGGTGACATCTTTCCAAGTCTCCAATAAACCAATAACAGGTGTAGTCATACACGCGTTCCTTTAAAATTAAACACTTGAGGGTTATACTGGGCTAAATGTTGTAGTAATAGTGAAACTTGCTGGACACATCTAAATAATAATGACTGATGGAGGactgaacaaataaatatatgagcTGCTTTAAGCAGTGTGCTCAGTCAAATTTGCATCTGATATAAAGCCTCAGGAGGGACACCTAATTGTCTTCTAATTGTCATGTGGTAGTGCTTGTGTAAAGATTATTTTGGCAATGCTTTACAACTTTCTGTATGTTAAATTTAGTTTACACAATAGCAAACATGAAAAACATGGGTTTACATTTTGCAAGGATAGAATTTCAGTACAACTTACAATGATCAATAGTAGTAggctatatttataattttacattaaCTTTGATTAATACATTATGTAAATACTGCTAATTGTTAGTTTGTGATGCCTGTAAATGAATCTACATGATACTTATTTCTGTGTAAATTAAATGCAGCATCAGATCACCCCTTTGTCGCGATATTTGTAGTAAGTTTAATTGCTTCTTATGGTTTCATATGTTTTATTTAGAAATTCATTTTCAtgtataatttcatatttaaatgtaaaccaTTTCTGCAGGTGTAATCTGTTTACCATGTGTGTCAAAACACtttgttttatgaaacattttaatgtatttcttttttactGTTAATAAAAACGAATAAAATTCATACTGATACCCATCCTTTATATGCAAATGAAGGTATGACATCATATGTTGGGCGTTAAATGCAGTCAAACTAAaatgatttaacatttatttatttgcgtaCTCGGTGATTGTCTTTATTCAACCACACGTTCAGAGAGATGCCTAGAGGCTTTTATCGGAAACGGAAAAGGAAACTCAATTTATTTGGTATATATGCGTCCTGGCTCCTGTTCTGTAGCGTAGTACATTGGTGCTGAAAAGAAAGCATGAAAGGTTGGTGCAAACTGCCTTGCTTTTTCTCATGCGCTATCTACAAGATAGAGGCAGAATCTTAACAGTCGAGCAAACAATGGGCAATTTTGCGTAAGTGGTGCTTTTTTAAAAATTAGTTTTGAGGATTTGAAATTATCCGATAGCATAGGTACATCGTCAGGTAACGTTGGCGGTGAATTACCACACAGACACATCAATCCTGTAATGTTTAAATACGCTCATTTCGCTTTACAGAATAAACCCATTCTTAGAGGACAGGTTGTGCTGTGTTGGTAGATGCAGGGCTGACTGTAACGGAGCATGCATGAAGGATTACAGGAACGTGCATTGTTAAAGGCAGGAATGGCCTGTGGCTGCGAACGCCTGCAGAGCGCCATCATCTGTGCCGCTATCAACTGCTGCACGGGAAAATATGCGTTACCCGAGTTGTTGTCCGTTTGCACTCTGTATTGAACATCACGAAATAAAACGATTagaaaataactaataaaatacaAAGACAACGAATAATGCACAGAtctacattttgttttctttgctgtaGTTCGATAAACTaacgaatgactcttatgagccggTTCTTTGAATGAATCGcttaaataaaagcatgaataaacgcatcaataataataatgcggTATTCACCTACTCATTCATTTCCCCCTTTTTAATAGGttttatacataattatatattatttatgttttattttaaatttgagtcgCCTATTATATGGAAATATACTTTTATGGAAATACTAGCTGTCTTGCTATCAAAATCCAAAACCATAATACAGCAATACTATTTCATGCCAGTACAAATTattccatatgtgtgtgtgtgtgtgtgtgtgtgtgtgtgtgtgtgtgtgtgtgtggtaatataaaaaaaatgttttgtatgtttatctTTATCTTTTAACTGTTCTATGGATAGCAAGTGAAGCAGCTGCTAAAGTTCTGATGCTGCTTAGTATTAGTTGCAGTACGTCTTATAATAGGTTGTCTTGTCTTCTATTCTTTTTCCTTCAGTTTAGTTTCAGCTTGAGTGGGGGGGAGGGAACTTGGGCAACGGCAGACGATTTGCACATCATGCATGAAGGAGAGGCCAAGAAGAATGAAACCAAATCTGATGTGGCTGACACCGAGGAACAATCAGTGAAGAGAGGAATGGGGGAATTAATTTCAAAAGGTCTGGCTTTAAACTCCCAAAGCAGAAGTGTGGCAGAACCATCGCCTGTAGCCACTAATGTCCTTCCTGACTCCTTGCCCTGCAATGCtgtggaaaaagagagagaaaaaagctcCTGTGAAGTAAATGTAGATAAATTTCCACAGCAATTAAACTCTGATACACAGAAATTCTCGGAAGACCGTGAGACAGATTCTGATTGTATTTCCAGCACCACAGATAATGAACCAAAATCACTGCTGCTTAATGAAAAATTAAACAAACCACATACTGACCCTCAAATGTCTGTTACAACAGATGAAATCTCAAGTAGTCAGTCCGAAAATAATGAAGTCCATTGTTCAACTGTCCAGACATCCGAGGAAACCATCTTTGAGACGTCCTGCTCTAATAAAAGTGATAACCAATGCAAAAAATATTCTGACAAAAAAATACATGAGGACACTGCAGATGTGAGTGTTTTGGACACTGGAAATCAAGGTGCCTCACCTTCTGACTCTTTAAACGAAAAAGATGTAACATTGGATGATGCCTTCGAAGAGGCAAATTCAGAGCACAATAACCAGATACTTTCAACTGAAGCCAATGCTGAGGCAAGAAGTGTGGAGAACACAGAACATAAACGTGGATATTCTTCCTTTTCTCGCGGAAGGCCACGCAAAGAAAAAAACGTTATCAAATGTGAATATTGTGGGCGCCCTTTCAATCATGCCTCAGCGTATATTATTCATCTGCGTGTTCATACAGGTGAGAAGCCCTTCACCTGCCAGGATTGTGGCAAAGCCTTCGCTCAACTCTCCAACCTTCGATCCCACAGCAAAGTCCATAAATCCAAAAGTAGGAAACACAGAATACAAGATAGAGCCACACCTGAGAAAATTGTGGATGAGAAAGAAATAACCATGACCGATAAACTGGAAGGTGACTGTCATAGTTATCAAATCACCCCTAAAAGGAGAAGGCGAGGAAGAGGGAAAGGGAAATCCCAAACATGTCCGATCTGTGGCAAAGTCTTTTGCTACAAGTCTGTCCTCAAAATCCATCTTCGTATTCACAGTGGAGAAAAACCATACTCTTGTAAGGTATGCGGCAAATCGTTTACTCAAGCGTGCACGGCACGTGTCCATGAGAGAGTACACTGGTCTATAAGACCTTACTTCTGTTCAAAATGTGGAAAGGGATTTTCTCAGATAGGGCCATTAAAAGTACACACTTGTGAGGGTAAAACAAACCCTCATGCCACCTTGAAAGAAATGGAATTGGATGGTGTTATCAGCTTCAGGTGTCATCTTTGCAAAAGTTGCTTTGGCACAAGAGATGAGTATGAATTACATTTGCAAGGACACACTGATACCCAGCGTTACAGCTGTGACCGCTGCAAGCAGACGTTTAGTCTTCTTTCAGAGCTACATACGCACAACAAGCATTGCATTTCCATCCGGCACGCAAAAACAAAGCCTTCTTACAGTTCACCTCACAGATTACAACCCAAAAACTCCTTGAAAAGAAGAACTCCTCCGAAAATTTGCAGTGCAAGTCCAGTTAAATCTCCTTCAAAAGATTTTTCCTTTCCGAAGAAGCTCAAAAAATGCTCCTCTTTACTTGCTTGCCCTCTTCAGGTCATGGGGACCACTGTTTATGACTCTAAGAATAAGCTCTATTCACTCAGTCAGCCCATCAAATCCAGCTATTTTGTATCTCAACTGAACAGTACGCACCACAAAGCAGATCCGAGAAAGTACTTCTGCCCACAATGTGGACGACTATTCCAGCATGTAGGAAGACTGAGAGCCCATATGCTCACTCATTCACGGCATCAAAGCTTCACATGTATTGATTGCAACAGGGTGTTTAAAAACTGGAACAAATTTTGGATTCATCAGAGGCTGCATAGACAAAAAAGAGGGCGCTTTTTTTGCCCCAAGTGTGGACAGGGGTTTCGATTTGTGGGACTGTACAATAAACATCTGCAGAAGCATCCAGTACTTAATGCTCATACTTGTCCCTTCTGTCCTCACACATTCTCAAATGCACAAAAGTTGAGGAACCACCAGCAAGAGTGGCACCACTCAGCTATGCCCTTTatttgtgatatttgtggaaaaggTTTCTCAAGCGCGGTTATTCTTAAGCGACATGGAGTTGTTCATTGCACAAATGATCCAATGGAGACGCATTACACCAATGACCATCAGTCCGCTGTGCATCCTTATGAATGCGGTACATGCAGCGCCAGTTTTGAGAACTTGGACTTGCTTTTCCACCATCAGCTCCGCCACAAGGCTGTAGATAAAGGATCAATAGCAATGAGAGGCCAGCTACTTATGACAAAGGAACACCAATCTCACCATCTCCAGCGTCAAAGCTATGATTACAGCCTTTGTGGTAATCAGAGGCAAGAGAAGCTACTCTCATTCCCCCGTTCAAATGGAGGAGAAATGCCTCATCGGTTATCACACTTTGGTCCCTCTCACATACAACTATCAAAAAAGTCCAAATCAAACACTGAAGCTCCAAGCACCACCAAAACTAATTTTCAGAGTAATGAGGGGCACATGGTTAAAAAACACACTAAGGACAGTTTTTCAGCAATTGAAGAATTAAATGGTTCAAGCCGGTCACCGTCCATATTGAAAAATGAGGACACAACTGGTGACTTAATTTGCACTGAATGTAATgcttgtttttccaaccttatagAACTGCATGGACATTACTTGGAACATGCCCGAggagaaatataaatattctgtaaacgttttcttttctttttttcattgagTGTGTGATTAACATTTGCATGGTAATCACATACTTCTGAAACTTGTGAAAATGTTTGTtgtatatttgtttttcatttgtgcTATCATTATTGATGTGCTGATacccaattaaaaaatatatatatatacatatggacTAGAAATTCCCTGTAATGGacagtattgttttatttatcaatcCTATTGTTGAGTTAGATATCTGTTAGTGTTGGTGCTGTAAttgaattttattacatttacatttatccatttagctgacgcttttatccaaagcgacttacaattgctatatatgtcagaggtcgcactcctctggagcaactaggggttaagtgtcttgctcaaggacacattggtgtctcacagtggattcgaacccgggtctctcacaccaaagacgtgtgtcttgtccactgcgccaacaccaccccctgAAGACATTGCTGTTATAAGATTAAACATCTTGGCATTGCTCAAAATCATGCTTTCTGTATGAAGAGAAAATTATCAAGGATGTTCCATATCACATCACAACCGCCcctcaaaaaaaacctttcatttaGCAAAAAGGTTTCATATCTCTGCTCATATCGCTTGTATAACAGTCTGGactttaaaactaaattaattgtcatttgaattaatattaaaacatcTCATAAAACTGgtatctatattaaaaataaataatacaatcaaACATCTTTAATGTTTGTTCTCAGATGTTTATTTCATGTTTGCCAAATGATATTGCAACATCCCATGATTATGGGATCGGAATCTGTGGGGCCTTAGTTGGAGTTGATGGTGTTGTTGATCCAAGAGATGTAGTTGCAGACCTTGGTATAGACACCAGGTTTATTCCTCTGGGCACAACCGTAACCCCAGGACACAATACCCTGCAGTCGGTTGCTGCACACCACTGGGCCACCTGAGTCACCCTGCAAACCACATAGAAATCATAGaaatagaagtaaaaaaaagcatgtttaaatCTACTGGCATGACCTTAACGCTGTAACTAGCAGTGATCTTACCTGGCAGGAGTCCTTTCCTCCCTCAATGAAGCCAGCGCAGAACATGTTGGAGGTGATCTCACCAGGGTAGGCGTTTCTGCAGGTACTGTCACTCAGGATAGGAGCCCACAGGCACATCAGACGACTGGGGTAGTTGCCTAAGGAAACATCAAGTGTTCACTATAGGTGAGTTTGAATGTGTTCGCTGTGCTGTTCTAAGATGACCTGTAGATTTATTTATGAAGTGTTATTCATGAAGTACACACTTCCAGTGGCGCTCATGTTTCCCCATCCAGAGATCAGGCATTCACTACCAGCTGAAGCACAGCTTGTTGGCAGAGAAACGGTCTGAACATAGCCATTCAGACTGGCTGAGCTGGCCAGCTTGATCAGCATGATATCATTGTCCAGAGTGTAGCTGTTGTAACTGGGGTGTCTGATGATCTTTTGGGAGCTGATGAATTGCTCGGTGCCCTCAGAGACGTCAATGTTATGCTCACCCAGACGCACCTGGATAGAGCTGAGAACAGAGATGAGTAAGTGATTATTGGTTCATAcagaaaacaacaaactttaaactcCTTTACaactttctgcattttatttgtattggaCTAAAATTCTGATTGTTAATGGTTCATTACTTATGTGCCTCTTGTAGaatttatttttgaaaggtaatttatttttgaaaggtaaatatatatatatatatacatatgtagaATCATGACTACAGTAAAGCTACTGAAGATTTCTAACCCAATAACCACACTACTGTCACGTTTCTGTTCAAACATTTGCAGGCagtaagatgttttaatgtttttgatctGTTAATGCTGAATGTTTAGCAGCGGTTCctgcagtctttagtgtcacatgattctcagaactcattctaatatgctgatttggtgctcaagaaacattgtcaTTATTAccaattttgaaaacagctgtgctgctttatatttctgtggaaacctttttttcctggattctttgatgattagtaagttcaaaagaaccgCATTTATTTGTCAGTGTCTTTACTTTTCTgtttataaatgtaatgcatcctttttaaacaaaagtattaatttatttatataaaatgttactgacctcaaacttttaaacgtAGTGTAAACttgcctttttttattaatgGCTCTCAGAGAaattaaaagtttgaaaaatagAATCACACAACAATTTATAACACATAAAAATTTAAGAGTAACATAGAAAATACTAATCT
This genomic window contains:
- the LOC132158419 gene encoding zinc finger protein 521-like yields the protein MLGFQETRSTGSPKTYSCVACSATFHNLASLLVHQASHASDISQQPESALPTCVSCGSLFTSQDLLEKHHCAMLPTPASPVHTYICDCGEEFSDLTALEDHKKQHGSEDKVKSDLESIPVVPDNKTDSSHPISDQVFHSLSTSHSHEKPLAQNPPTTSDTEIKVNKSSKSADMEGNKSADMKNNESADMGGNESAYMDSCESADMKSNESADMDGNESADMNGNESADIDSNILKPSESHSVTEEQVQLPEQDNDALTSSNVVNHSVQDNEKSPESSEDSAAFNKKSILKMLASAYMSHRQPVQMKQRNLPPRKASPRAPMQPAIIMTIPKPKPLENQSKIKKDNTMVGVKTAKMLPKKSKIISVTQTLCPVVVLETRQKLVGRDNVEGRHQCRLCRRVFQDVDTLIMHHALHKKERVKFCLCCQQFVITIISVPESHVCYDGFSRNHQPLMGNMSLKPISPTDQQAEKMFYCSLCKRGYTRIRSLKKHNCPCKTSLKSPTTVGTSGNVNLQNLEECNRAFLNSKTNQMSTQHIDIGVGTESVKIEEQNTELPIGKKDQTGLKMQLKDQLNPPKTLESVVASVSKAKPTETTKNSVEVPANIVDVKQEESDKLVEKQWTMPLDDAEIDVLIDVDQKDSDEDDLTDVVGDDCDEAEDDVIVEPHEDKEMKSAVPSNGFQVHVTNKGLKRFVCNGCQRSYSRLFTLKEHLRICEARELKLPNVTSSNTAGPIKRFPCPQCGKFFSRKDNMNMHQRKCHPTTNTDSVVSNRTVEPKTPVAQENLFVLSPSTENQAVRQESTPNTSSNRNWGIMSLPSVLPRRVTCECGASFTCPRLLFEHLQQHAQESYICPHCGENLQSWMDFEAHQQLHQSQSSPSEQRAAQQQPHLFSQAQPSRALTRPQQSPGFPEHNIKAQLPGLLAPQHLNNRPIPEALTCNKCKKNFSLRRNLLRHIRLRCSGDTAVQKNHTCSRCGTTFQSPLMLKIHIQSNTCKPAFKPIRCPVCVRWFSCLDGLKRHLVSHSRQSVLTCQICDQNCPTPQALEEHKRNVHRLNSGMRPAEDAKQQLHQAGAQTSPSTPTPFQCHICLRYYPKLQSLKDHLRKVHRPKQPKQTNRSTIEPVRSGPFQCQICDRSYPNIKSLKNHRRRVHHIVGGVFLPSKGTEQNITPSQFQCHICPCSYPDEQSLRNHRRRVHQIVEGHDLSRGITQHILYKCQICQRSYPDAVSLRNHRRRVHRILGPVPETTPPPPPPTTTTNNDTEDVLEQKPIPFL
- the LOC132158420 gene encoding zinc finger protein 615-like — translated: MHEGEAKKNETKSDVADTEEQSVKRGMGELISKGLALNSQSRSVAEPSPVATNVLPDSLPCNAVEKEREKSSCEVNVDKFPQQLNSDTQKFSEDRETDSDCISSTTDNEPKSLLLNEKLNKPHTDPQMSVTTDEISSSQSENNEVHCSTVQTSEETIFETSCSNKSDNQCKKYSDKKIHEDTADVSVLDTGNQGASPSDSLNEKDVTLDDAFEEANSEHNNQILSTEANAEARSVENTEHKRGYSSFSRGRPRKEKNVIKCEYCGRPFNHASAYIIHLRVHTGEKPFTCQDCGKAFAQLSNLRSHSKVHKSKSRKHRIQDRATPEKIVDEKEITMTDKLEGDCHSYQITPKRRRRGRGKGKSQTCPICGKVFCYKSVLKIHLRIHSGEKPYSCKVCGKSFTQACTARVHERVHWSIRPYFCSKCGKGFSQIGPLKVHTCEGKTNPHATLKEMELDGVISFRCHLCKSCFGTRDEYELHLQGHTDTQRYSCDRCKQTFSLLSELHTHNKHCISIRHAKTKPSYSSPHRLQPKNSLKRRTPPKICSASPVKSPSKDFSFPKKLKKCSSLLACPLQVMGTTVYDSKNKLYSLSQPIKSSYFVSQLNSTHHKADPRKYFCPQCGRLFQHVGRLRAHMLTHSRHQSFTCIDCNRVFKNWNKFWIHQRLHRQKRGRFFCPKCGQGFRFVGLYNKHLQKHPVLNAHTCPFCPHTFSNAQKLRNHQQEWHHSAMPFICDICGKGFSSAVILKRHGVVHCTNDPMETHYTNDHQSAVHPYECGTCSASFENLDLLFHHQLRHKAVDKGSIAMRGQLLMTKEHQSHHLQRQSYDYSLCGNQRQEKLLSFPRSNGGEMPHRLSHFGPSHIQLSKKSKSNTEAPSTTKTNFQSNEGHMVKKHTKDSFSAIEELNGSSRSPSILKNEDTTGDLICTECNACFSNLIELHGHYLEHARGEI
- the LOC132158421 gene encoding trypsin-3-like, yielding MKALILLALFTVAYAAPLDEDDKIVGGFECTKNGVPYQVSLNSGYHFCGGSLISSSWVVSAAHCYKSSIQVRLGEHNIDVSEGTEQFISSQKIIRHPSYNSYTLDNDIMLIKLASSASLNGYVQTVSLPTSCASAGSECLISGWGNMSATGSNYPSRLMCLWAPILSDSTCRNAYPGEITSNMFCAGFIEGGKDSCQGDSGGPVVCSNRLQGIVSWGYGCAQRNKPGVYTKVCNYISWINNTINSN